In the genome of Fusobacterium perfoetens, one region contains:
- a CDS encoding DUF6485 family protein: MEAKDFCTCGDYKCPNNPINHQEGCTLCVLKCLKANEIPTCFFKKLSEERPENEDYTFKGFAKFVEKYSK, from the coding sequence ATGGAAGCAAAAGATTTTTGTACTTGTGGAGATTATAAATGTCCAAATAATCCTATAAATCATCAAGAAGGTTGTACCCTATGTGTGTTAAAATGTTTAAAAGCAAATGAAATTCCAACTTGCTTTTTTAAAAAATTATCTGAAGAAAGACCTGAAAATGAAGATTATACATTTAAAGGTTTTGCAAAATTTGTAGAAAAATATTCTAAATAA
- a CDS encoding dicarboxylate/amino acid:cation symporter, with amino-acid sequence MKETKKQSVWAAYKFSIILLGAIFIGSIVGLQMGDKAKMFKPFGDLFINGMFMLVVPLVFVTISGSVSSMSDMNRLKKILKTLLLTFVSTGFLAAIYIFITVKVFPPAQGVNLAMPIAEAIEPFSTGEQVVKAITVTDFPELISKRNMLPLILFSIVFGICVNLIGEKGRIIAKGLEALSEVFLKMISLLMYYAPIGLGAYFASLTGEYGKELLGSYARAMAIYYPLCIFYMFTAFPLYAWISGGMEGIRRLKYVISPAITAVATQSSIATLPVNLEACEKIGVPKDIREIVLPIGATAHMDGTVLSSILKITFLFGIFQIPFTGVGTYISALFLAIAGGVVMSGVPGGGLIGEMFIVSMYGFPPEAFPIIATIGYLVDPPATMINASGDTIASMLITRFVEGKDWVNKKFD; translated from the coding sequence ATGAAGGAAACTAAAAAACAAAGTGTATGGGCAGCTTATAAATTCTCCATAATATTATTAGGAGCTATATTTATTGGAAGTATAGTTGGTCTACAAATGGGAGATAAAGCAAAAATGTTTAAACCTTTTGGAGATCTATTTATAAATGGTATGTTTATGTTAGTTGTTCCTTTAGTATTTGTTACTATAAGTGGTTCTGTATCTTCAATGAGTGATATGAATAGACTTAAGAAAATATTAAAAACACTTCTTTTAACATTTGTATCAACAGGATTTTTAGCAGCAATTTATATTTTTATTACTGTAAAAGTTTTTCCACCAGCTCAAGGAGTAAATTTAGCTATGCCAATAGCTGAGGCAATAGAGCCATTTTCAACAGGAGAGCAAGTAGTAAAAGCTATCACAGTTACAGATTTTCCAGAACTTATCTCTAAAAGAAATATGTTACCTTTAATTTTATTCTCTATAGTTTTTGGCATCTGTGTAAATTTGATTGGAGAAAAGGGAAGAATAATTGCAAAAGGGTTAGAGGCTCTATCAGAAGTATTTTTAAAAATGATAAGTCTTTTAATGTATTATGCTCCAATAGGATTAGGTGCATATTTTGCTTCTCTTACAGGAGAATATGGAAAAGAATTATTAGGTTCTTATGCAAGAGCTATGGCAATTTATTATCCATTATGTATATTTTATATGTTTACAGCATTTCCATTATATGCTTGGATTTCTGGTGGAATGGAAGGGATAAGAAGATTAAAATATGTAATTTCTCCAGCAATAACAGCTGTGGCTACTCAAAGTAGTATAGCAACACTTCCTGTAAATTTAGAGGCTTGTGAAAAAATAGGAGTGCCAAAAGATATAAGAGAGATTGTTCTTCCAATAGGAGCTACAGCTCATATGGACGGAACTGTTTTAAGTTCTATTTTAAAAATAACTTTCTTGTTTGGAATTTTCCAAATACCATTTACTGGTGTCGGAACTTATATTAGTGCTTTATTCTTAGCTATTGCAGGTGGAGTTGTAATGTCTGGAGTTCCCGGTGGAGGATTAATTGGAGAGATGTTTATAGTTTCAATGTATGGATTCCCACCTGAAGCATTCCCAATAATCGCTACAATAGGATATTTAGTTGACCCACCAGCAACAATGATTAATGCTAGTGGAGATACAATTGCTTCAATGCTTATCACAAGATTTGTTGAAGGAAAAGATTGGGTAAATAAAAAATTTGATTAA
- the nfo gene encoding deoxyribonuclease IV, with protein MSKINKFIGAHVSAQGGVSNAIENAKNINARAFAIFTKNQRRWDSKPLEEEEILKFKKLLKESGIFPDYVLPHNSYLHNLGSPDPEKREKSFNAFVDEMERCNLLGLNKINMHPGSHLNEISVDECIKFIADGINKAHKKVPNVVVVLENTAGQGSNIGSKFSEIGKIIELIEDKSRIGVCIDTCHTLASGYELKDEEGYNKTFDEFEKYIGFKYLKGVHLNDSMFDTGSKKDRHQSIGKGKLGEEFFIRFMNDSRFDNIPIILETIDNTIWKEEIEYLYSLIK; from the coding sequence ATGAGTAAAATAAATAAATTTATAGGAGCACATGTATCAGCACAAGGTGGAGTTTCTAATGCTATTGAAAATGCTAAAAATATAAATGCTAGAGCTTTTGCAATATTTACTAAAAATCAAAGAAGATGGGATTCAAAACCATTAGAAGAGGAAGAAATATTAAAATTTAAAAAATTATTAAAAGAGAGTGGAATTTTTCCTGATTATGTATTGCCACACAATAGTTATCTTCATAATTTAGGAAGTCCTGATCCAGAAAAAAGAGAAAAATCTTTTAATGCTTTTGTCGATGAGATGGAAAGATGTAATCTTTTAGGACTTAACAAAATAAATATGCACCCAGGAAGTCATTTAAATGAAATATCAGTTGATGAGTGTATAAAATTTATTGCTGATGGGATAAATAAAGCCCACAAAAAAGTTCCAAATGTAGTTGTTGTTCTTGAAAATACAGCTGGGCAAGGAAGCAATATAGGAAGTAAATTTTCTGAGATAGGAAAAATAATAGAGCTTATAGAAGATAAATCAAGAATAGGAGTTTGTATAGATACTTGTCACACTCTTGCTTCAGGCTATGAATTGAAAGATGAAGAGGGATATAATAAAACTTTTGATGAGTTTGAAAAATATATAGGTTTTAAATATCTAAAAGGAGTTCATCTAAATGATTCAATGTTTGATACAGGCTCTAAAAAAGATAGACATCAAAGTATTGGAAAGGGAAAATTAGGAGAGGAATTTTTTATAAGATTTATGAATGATTCTCGTTTTGATAATATTCCAATTATTCTTGAAACTATCGATAATACAATTTGGAAAGAAGAGATAGAATATCTATATAGCCTTATTAAATAA
- a CDS encoding MATE family efflux transporter, giving the protein MDQKHQFMGEEKITKLLFHFSIPAIIGMLVNALYNVVDRIYIGRIREVGHLAISGVGITFPITLFAFAFALLIGLGGATNISLTLGRKQLKKAERYLGTAFSFGIIVSILLSVFTLFFIDSLIWKMGGSQDTFKYAKDYLYIVAFGFPGILTGYITNTIIRSDGNPRIAMATLLIGAITNIILDPILIFYFDMGVKGAAWATIISQYISAIWATGYFCSKYSGLKLRKKYLKPDLHKVKQISILGGASFALQIGTSLVNYIFNYTLKNNGGDIAIGAMAIIQGIVMFITMPLFGINQGLLPILGYNYGAKLFPRVKEALFKGIFAATFVCVLNFLAIQFLSKYFIIIFNDKPELLNIASRGLRIQTFMLPIIGFQIVSSIYFQAIGKPKMSMFMGLSRQIIILIPCIIILAKFFGLNGIWFAAPTSDFIATVITFILIKRELKHLKELEEKENTLKAMEQN; this is encoded by the coding sequence ATGGATCAAAAACATCAATTTATGGGAGAAGAAAAAATAACAAAACTTTTATTTCATTTTTCTATCCCTGCTATTATAGGAATGCTTGTTAATGCTCTCTATAATGTTGTAGATAGAATTTATATAGGACGTATCAGAGAAGTTGGACATTTAGCTATCTCTGGTGTTGGAATTACATTTCCTATAACTCTATTTGCTTTTGCTTTTGCTCTTTTAATCGGACTTGGGGGAGCCACAAATATCTCTCTTACACTTGGAAGAAAACAACTAAAAAAAGCTGAAAGATATTTAGGAACAGCTTTTAGTTTTGGGATTATAGTTTCTATTCTTTTAAGTGTTTTTACTTTATTTTTTATTGACAGCTTAATTTGGAAAATGGGTGGAAGTCAAGATACTTTTAAGTATGCAAAAGATTATTTATATATTGTAGCTTTTGGATTTCCAGGAATTTTAACAGGATATATTACAAATACAATTATCCGTTCTGACGGAAATCCTAGAATAGCAATGGCTACTCTTCTTATAGGAGCTATCACAAATATTATTTTAGACCCTATTCTAATTTTCTATTTTGATATGGGAGTAAAAGGTGCTGCTTGGGCCACTATCATCTCTCAATATATTTCTGCCATTTGGGCTACTGGATATTTCTGTTCAAAATACAGCGGACTTAAACTTCGTAAAAAATATTTAAAACCAGATTTACATAAAGTAAAACAAATTTCAATTCTTGGTGGTGCTTCTTTTGCACTTCAAATTGGAACAAGTTTAGTTAACTATATCTTCAACTACACATTAAAAAATAATGGTGGAGATATTGCAATTGGAGCTATGGCAATTATTCAAGGGATAGTAATGTTTATAACAATGCCACTTTTTGGAATAAATCAAGGTTTACTTCCAATTCTTGGTTATAACTATGGAGCAAAACTTTTCCCAAGAGTTAAAGAGGCTCTATTTAAAGGAATATTTGCAGCGACATTTGTTTGTGTTTTAAATTTCTTAGCTATCCAATTTTTATCAAAATATTTTATAATTATTTTTAATGATAAACCTGAACTTTTAAACATAGCCTCTCGTGGACTTAGAATTCAAACTTTTATGTTGCCAATAATTGGATTCCAAATAGTTTCTTCTATCTATTTCCAAGCTATTGGAAAGCCAAAAATGAGTATGTTTATGGGGCTTTCAAGACAAATAATTATTCTTATACCTTGTATAATTATTTTGGCAAAATTCTTTGGACTTAATGGAATTTGGTTTGCAGCTCCTACTTCTGACTTTATAGCTACTGTTATAACTTTTATCCTTATTAAAAGAGAGTTAAAACATTTAAAAGAACTTGAAGAAAAAGAAAATACTCTTAAAGCTATGGAGCAAAACTAA
- the pepF gene encoding oligoendopeptidase F — MLSRENIDNKYKWNLSDIYANWESWEKDLENLKEIIKEIPTFETSITTDEKKFIELIKLEEKIQRMIDKLYLYPYMLRDLDSKDVVAAEKMQIIEHIYSEYSVISSWIVPKILEIPKETMDKWIERNPELREHRFGLNELYRLREHVLDKDKEKLLSYFSQYMGAVNDIYDELSISDIKWNEVELSNGEKVQVTNAMYSKILEENKCQADRKKAFEALYNSYFINRNTYAAIYRGQIQRDVAGMKAKNYKSTLERALESNNIPVDVYLNLIGSAKENSAPLKKYIELRKKYLGISEYHYYDNQIKIVDYKKEFTYENAKDIVLESVLPLGKEYQNNLSTAISEGWLDVFETPNKRSGAYSLNIYDVHPYMLLNFNGTLDSVFTLAHELGHTLHSMYSTKHQPYATHDYTIFVAEVASTFNEKLLLDHMLKISTDKNERIALIEEAIGNIVGTYYLQSLFANYEYEAYKLVENGTPITADTLDKIMDRLFKEYFGEELTMDELQKIIWARIPHFFNSPYYVYQYATSFSASSKLYDKITNEKYSEAERKESLEKYLNLLKSGGNDFPINQLKDAGVNLLEKENFEAVAMELSRLTELLENELNK; from the coding sequence ATTTTATCAAGAGAAAATATTGATAATAAATATAAATGGAATTTAAGTGATATTTATGCAAATTGGGAATCTTGGGAAAAAGATTTAGAAAATCTAAAAGAAATTATAAAAGAAATCCCAACTTTTGAAACAAGTATCACAACAGATGAAAAAAAATTTATAGAACTTATAAAATTAGAAGAAAAAATCCAAAGAATGATTGATAAACTTTATCTTTATCCATATATGCTTAGAGATTTAGATTCAAAAGATGTGGTTGCTGCTGAAAAAATGCAAATCATTGAACATATCTACTCTGAATATAGCGTTATATCTTCTTGGATAGTTCCAAAAATTTTAGAAATTCCAAAAGAAACTATGGATAAATGGATTGAGAGAAATCCTGAACTTCGCGAACATAGATTTGGTTTAAATGAACTTTATAGACTGAGAGAACATGTACTTGATAAAGATAAAGAAAAACTTTTATCATATTTCTCTCAATATATGGGAGCTGTAAATGATATTTATGATGAACTTTCTATCTCTGATATTAAATGGAATGAAGTTGAACTTTCAAACGGAGAAAAAGTACAAGTTACAAATGCAATGTACTCAAAAATCTTAGAAGAAAATAAATGTCAAGCTGACAGAAAAAAAGCTTTTGAGGCTCTTTACAACTCATATTTTATAAACAGAAATACTTACGCAGCAATCTACAGAGGACAAATCCAAAGAGATGTGGCTGGAATGAAAGCTAAAAATTATAAATCTACTTTGGAAAGAGCTTTAGAATCTAATAATATTCCTGTTGATGTATACTTAAATCTTATTGGGTCAGCTAAAGAAAACTCTGCTCCTCTAAAAAAATATATAGAACTTAGAAAAAAATATCTTGGAATTTCTGAGTATCATTATTATGACAATCAAATAAAAATAGTTGACTACAAAAAAGAGTTTACTTATGAAAATGCAAAAGATATAGTTTTAGAATCTGTTTTACCACTTGGAAAAGAATATCAAAATAATCTTTCTACTGCTATAAGTGAAGGTTGGCTTGATGTTTTTGAAACTCCAAATAAAAGAAGTGGTGCTTATTCATTAAATATTTATGATGTTCACCCATATATGCTTTTAAATTTTAACGGAACTTTAGATTCTGTCTTCACTTTAGCTCATGAGCTTGGACATACTCTTCACAGTATGTACTCTACAAAACATCAACCTTATGCAACTCACGATTACACAATTTTTGTTGCTGAAGTGGCATCTACTTTTAATGAAAAACTTTTACTTGATCATATGTTAAAAATATCAACTGATAAAAATGAAAGAATTGCTTTAATTGAAGAAGCTATTGGAAATATAGTTGGAACATATTATCTTCAAAGTCTTTTTGCAAATTATGAGTATGAGGCTTATAAATTAGTAGAAAATGGAACTCCTATCACTGCTGACACATTAGATAAAATTATGGATAGATTATTCAAAGAATATTTTGGAGAAGAACTAACTATGGACGAGCTACAAAAAATTATTTGGGCTAGAATCCCTCACTTCTTCAATTCACCATATTATGTATATCAATATGCTACTAGTTTTTCTGCATCATCAAAACTATATGATAAAATCACAAATGAAAAATATTCTGAAGCTGAAAGAAAAGAGTCTTTAGAAAAATATCTAAATCTTTTAAAATCTGGTGGAAATGATTTTCCTATCAATCAATTAAAAGACGCTGGAGTAAATCTTCTTGAAAAAGAAAATTTTGAAGCTGTGGCAATGGAGCTTTCAAGACTTACAGAGCTTTTAGAAAATGAATTAAATAAATAA
- a CDS encoding MATE family efflux transporter codes for MEIKKEKKNSMLMTEGSIVKILLLFSVPLILGNLLQQTYNTVDSIIVGNYVGSNALAAVGSSTALINLLIGFSQGIAVGAGVIVSHSIGANDRKKIRLSVHTAIMIAILLGTCLSIIGFIFTPQLLEWMKTPAEVMPESVTYLRLFSIGMVFNIVYNMEAGILNAVGNSKRSLLYLGIASVTNIILDLLFVKILGMGVKGVAIATNLSQMISCLLALGFLMKVNDNYKVYLNKIKLHKETAIKIIKMGLPTGIQSTVISLSNVLIQSNVNVYGPSIMAGFGAYLKIDGFNILPVLSLSMASTTFTGQNCGAGKKDRVKKGIWITLAIGIIYTIITGILLLMFKRPLMQLFTQDEGIILAGTEAMKYFCPFYSILAILHCLAGAVRGAGKTMPPMIILLFSMCIFRIIWLQFILPLNNTIGNIYILYPVTWGIGLALMIIYIWKAKWL; via the coding sequence ATGGAGATTAAAAAAGAGAAAAAAAATTCTATGTTGATGACAGAGGGAAGCATTGTAAAAATACTTTTATTATTTTCAGTTCCATTGATTTTAGGAAATCTTTTACAACAAACTTATAACACAGTAGACTCTATAATCGTTGGAAATTATGTTGGTAGTAATGCTCTGGCAGCTGTTGGTTCAAGTACAGCATTGATAAACCTTTTGATCGGATTTAGTCAAGGGATAGCAGTTGGAGCAGGAGTAATTGTTTCTCATTCAATAGGAGCCAACGACAGGAAAAAAATTCGTCTTTCAGTGCATACAGCTATAATGATAGCGATTTTATTAGGAACTTGTCTTTCTATTATCGGTTTTATATTTACACCACAACTTTTAGAATGGATGAAAACTCCAGCTGAAGTTATGCCAGAATCTGTAACTTATTTAAGATTATTTTCAATAGGAATGGTATTTAATATTGTTTATAATATGGAGGCGGGAATTTTAAACGCTGTTGGAAACTCAAAACGTTCTTTATTATATTTAGGAATTGCTTCTGTGACAAATATTATTCTTGATTTACTTTTTGTAAAAATTTTAGGTATGGGAGTAAAAGGTGTGGCTATTGCTACAAATTTAAGTCAAATGATCTCTTGTTTATTGGCTCTTGGATTTTTAATGAAAGTAAATGATAATTATAAAGTTTATTTGAATAAAATAAAACTTCATAAAGAAACGGCTATAAAAATTATAAAAATGGGACTTCCTACTGGAATTCAAAGCACGGTAATCTCTCTTTCTAATGTTTTAATTCAATCTAATGTAAATGTCTATGGTCCTAGTATAATGGCAGGATTTGGAGCTTATCTAAAAATAGATGGATTTAATATTTTACCAGTTTTAAGCTTGAGTATGGCTAGTACAACTTTTACAGGTCAAAATTGTGGAGCTGGAAAAAAAGATAGAGTAAAAAAAGGGATTTGGATTACATTGGCTATTGGAATAATTTATACAATTATTACAGGAATTTTACTTTTAATGTTTAAACGTCCATTGATGCAACTATTCACACAAGATGAGGGAATAATACTTGCAGGAACAGAGGCTATGAAATATTTCTGTCCTTTCTACTCAATTCTTGCGATTTTACATTGTTTGGCTGGAGCAGTGAGAGGAGCTGGAAAAACAATGCCACCAATGATAATTTTACTTTTCTCAATGTGTATCTTTAGAATTATTTGGCTTCAATTTATTTTACCTCTAAATAACACAATAGGAAATATTTATATTCTATATCCAGTAACTTGGGGAATAGGATTAGCTTTAATGATAATTTATATTTGGAAAGCTAAATGGCTATAA
- the argS gene encoding arginine--tRNA ligase produces the protein MLRIEKYIEEVFYNAIHKAFPEKEVKPLEITIATNEKFGDFQTNFAMMNSKIIGGNPRKIAEELVNNIPENEVIEKLEIAGPGFINIFLKDSFVSKYVGLMTSEKYEFKELDTHGDIIIDYSSPNIAKRMHIGHLRSTIIGDSVKRLCNFLGYHTVADNHIGDWGTQFGKLIVGYHNWLDKEAYEKNPIEELERVYVEFTKQSEEHPELEDIAREELKKLQDGDEENYKLWQEFIKVSLQEYNKLYTRMGIHFDTYYGESFYHPIMPSVVEELVEKGLAIEDQGAKVVFFDEKDNLHPCIVQKKDGAFLYSTSDIATIKFRRENYDVNKIIYLTDERQQDHFKQFFKITEMLGWDIEKVHIWFGIMRFADGVFSTRKGNVIRLEQLLDEGKKRALEIIEEKNPNLSAEEKDNIAEVVGVGAIKYADLSQNRQSPIIFEWDKILSFEGNTAPYLQYSYARIQSILRKAEEIGKPLNEKFDMKISEKAERNLATYLTLFPTMALRAGEAYKPNLLTDYLFELAKKFNTFYNSCPILNQEDDVLFSRLVLIDRVAKTLKTGLDLLGINTVNRM, from the coding sequence ATGTTAAGAATAGAAAAGTATATAGAAGAAGTTTTTTATAATGCTATACACAAAGCATTCCCTGAAAAAGAAGTAAAACCACTAGAGATAACAATAGCTACAAATGAAAAATTTGGAGATTTCCAAACAAACTTTGCTATGATGAACTCTAAAATCATTGGTGGAAATCCAAGAAAAATAGCTGAAGAATTAGTTAATAATATTCCAGAAAATGAAGTTATAGAAAAACTTGAAATTGCTGGACCTGGATTTATAAATATATTTTTAAAAGACTCATTTGTTTCTAAATATGTTGGACTTATGACATCAGAAAAATATGAGTTCAAAGAATTAGACACTCACGGAGATATAATCATTGACTACTCATCTCCAAATATCGCTAAAAGAATGCACATTGGGCATCTTCGTTCTACTATAATCGGAGATTCTGTAAAAAGATTATGTAATTTCTTAGGTTACCACACTGTTGCTGATAACCATATCGGTGACTGGGGAACTCAATTTGGAAAACTTATAGTTGGTTACCATAACTGGCTTGATAAAGAAGCTTATGAAAAAAATCCTATCGAAGAACTTGAAAGAGTTTATGTAGAATTTACAAAACAAAGTGAAGAGCACCCAGAACTTGAAGATATAGCTAGAGAAGAACTTAAAAAACTTCAAGACGGTGACGAAGAAAATTATAAACTTTGGCAAGAATTTATCAAAGTTTCTCTTCAAGAATATAATAAACTTTATACAAGAATGGGAATCCATTTTGATACTTACTATGGAGAATCTTTCTATCATCCTATTATGCCTAGCGTAGTAGAAGAACTTGTAGAAAAAGGATTAGCTATAGAAGACCAAGGAGCAAAAGTTGTATTCTTTGATGAAAAAGATAATCTTCATCCTTGTATAGTTCAAAAAAAAGATGGTGCTTTCCTATATTCTACTTCTGATATAGCTACAATTAAATTTAGAAGAGAGAATTATGATGTTAATAAAATAATTTACTTAACAGATGAAAGACAACAAGACCACTTTAAGCAATTCTTTAAAATAACTGAAATGCTTGGTTGGGATATAGAAAAAGTTCACATCTGGTTTGGAATAATGAGATTTGCTGATGGTGTGTTCTCTACAAGAAAAGGAAATGTTATAAGACTTGAACAACTACTTGACGAAGGTAAGAAAAGAGCCTTAGAAATAATCGAAGAAAAAAATCCAAATCTTTCTGCTGAAGAAAAAGATAATATTGCTGAAGTAGTTGGTGTAGGAGCTATCAAATACGCTGACCTTTCTCAAAATAGACAAAGTCCAATAATATTTGAATGGGACAAAATCCTAAGCTTTGAAGGAAATACAGCTCCATATCTACAATATTCTTATGCAAGAATCCAATCTATTCTTAGAAAAGCCGAAGAAATTGGAAAACCATTAAATGAAAAATTTGATATGAAGATAAGTGAAAAAGCTGAAAGAAATCTTGCTACATACTTAACTTTATTCCCTACAATGGCATTAAGAGCAGGAGAGGCTTACAAACCAAATCTTTTAACAGATTATTTATTTGAACTTGCTAAAAAATTCAATACATTCTATAACTCTTGTCCAATATTAAATCAAGAAGACGATGTTTTATTCTCAAGACTTGTACTTATTGATAGAGTTGCAAAAACTTTAAAAACTGGATTAGACTTACTTGGAATTAATACTGTAAACAGAATGTAA
- a CDS encoding ArnT family glycosyltransferase: MKQDLKNYFKIAFTFFIITIPFALLRFPDIKNEMKYFIVTNNMLTDKNFFILKYFQELYPDKPPFYFWILSLIKTISKEHFYFFNIFIGSTLFGFGILILTYKLIKNLKDSQTALFITLSLETIPFFIGVSVLQRMDIMMSFFISLALYFFFGFYYNFCKISIKNLSIFYFSIFMGVFTKGVAGIAIPILVIFTFLILEKNLKFLKEIKFIRGFLFIIFLFRLWFYAISLSPNGNEYINLLLGQETVGRIVKSKNHIKPFYYYIKNIAYIFYPYGLIFLSLAVVYVKKFKSWKNWESLEKISFISSIIPLIMFSLASGKLQIYLTPILQWAIIFVIFTLEKNLDKKPINFIFKLSEILSIFPIFFRKKEFQARIKAINISMFSILIFLVFGVNFYNKNYTLKPFEKFLKREDIRISSYKFPNSNNLSYLSGYYIIDYNSKEEIPKDCQYILKKNKVSDSLEDNYSLVLKNILFIKKYKRAEKKSQLKNYLEYFSTNFAKPLNV, encoded by the coding sequence ATGAAACAAGATCTAAAAAATTATTTTAAAATAGCTTTTACTTTTTTTATTATTACTATTCCTTTTGCTCTCTTAAGGTTTCCAGATATTAAGAATGAGATGAAATATTTTATAGTGACAAATAATATGCTCACTGATAAAAATTTCTTTATTCTAAAATATTTCCAAGAACTATATCCAGATAAACCACCTTTTTATTTTTGGATTTTAAGTTTGATAAAAACAATATCTAAAGAACATTTTTATTTCTTTAATATTTTTATAGGCTCTACTCTTTTTGGATTTGGGATTCTAATTTTGACATATAAACTTATTAAAAATTTAAAAGACTCTCAAACAGCTCTTTTTATAACTTTATCTCTAGAAACTATCCCATTTTTTATAGGGGTTTCTGTTCTTCAAAGAATGGATATTATGATGAGCTTTTTTATTTCTCTAGCTCTATACTTTTTCTTTGGATTTTATTATAATTTTTGTAAAATTTCTATAAAAAATCTATCTATTTTTTATTTTTCTATTTTTATGGGAGTATTTACAAAGGGAGTGGCTGGGATTGCAATACCAATTTTAGTAATTTTTACATTTCTTATTCTTGAAAAAAATCTAAAATTTTTAAAGGAAATAAAATTTATTAGAGGATTTTTATTTATTATTTTTCTTTTTAGATTATGGTTTTATGCTATCTCTCTTTCACCAAATGGAAATGAGTATATAAATCTTTTATTAGGGCAAGAAACAGTTGGAAGAATAGTAAAATCTAAAAATCATATAAAACCTTTTTACTATTATATAAAAAATATAGCTTATATTTTTTATCCTTATGGATTGATATTTTTATCACTTGCAGTTGTCTATGTAAAAAAATTCAAATCTTGGAAAAATTGGGAAAGTCTAGAAAAAATAAGTTTTATCTCAAGTATTATTCCGCTTATTATGTTTTCTTTAGCAAGTGGTAAACTTCAAATATATCTTACTCCTATTTTACAATGGGCTATTATATTTGTTATTTTTACTCTTGAAAAAAATTTGGATAAAAAACCAATAAACTTTATTTTTAAACTTTCTGAAATTCTTTCAATTTTTCCTATATTTTTTAGAAAAAAAGAGTTTCAAGCTAGAATTAAAGCAATAAATATATCTATGTTTAGTATATTGATATTTTTAGTTTTTGGTGTTAACTTTTATAATAAAAACTATACTTTAAAACCTTTTGAAAAATTTTTAAAAAGAGAAGATATTAGAATCTCTTCATATAAGTTTCCAAATTCAAATAATTTATCATACCTTTCTGGATATTACATTATAGATTATAATTCAAAAGAGGAAATCCCAAAAGATTGTCAATATATTTTAAAGAAAAATAAAGTTTCTGATAGCCTAGAAGATAACTATTCATTAGTTTTAAAAAATATTCTCTTTATAAAAAAATATAAAAGAGCTGAGAAAAAATCTCAGCTCAAAAATTATTTAGAATATTTTTCTACAAATTTTGCAAAACCTTTAAATGTATAA